A window of the Callospermophilus lateralis isolate mCalLat2 chromosome 7, mCalLat2.hap1, whole genome shotgun sequence genome harbors these coding sequences:
- the Akirin1 gene encoding akirin-1: protein MACGATLKRPMEFEAALLSPGSPKRRRCAPLPGPTPGLRPPDAEPPPPLQTQTPPPTLQQPAPPGSERRLPTPEQIFQNIKQEYSRYQRWRHLEVVLNQSEACTSESQPHSSALTAPSSPGSSWMKKDQPTFTLRQVGIICERLLKDYEDKIREEYEQILNTKLAEQYESFVKFTHDQIMRRYGTRPTSYVS from the exons ATGGCGTGCGGGGCGACGCTGAAGCGGCCCATGGAGTTCGAGGCGGCGCTGCTAAGCCCCGGTTCCCCGAAGCGGCGGCGCTGCGCCCCTCTGCCCGGCCCCACTCCGGGCCTCAGGCCCCCGGACGCGGAGCCGCCGCCACCGCTTCAGACGCAGACCCCGCCGCCGACTCTCCAGCAGCCCGCCCCGCCCGGCAGCGAGCGGCGCCTTCCAACTCCGG AGCAAATTTTTCAGAACATAAAGCAAGAATATAGTCGTTATCAGAGGTGGAGACATTTAGAAGTTGTTCTTAATCAGAGTGAAGCTTGTACTTCAGAAAGCCAGCCTCACTCCTCAGCACTCACAGCACCTAGTTCTCCAG GTTCCTCCTGGATGAAGAAGGACCAGCCCACCTTTACCCTTCGACAAGTTGGAATAATATGTGAGAGGCTTTTAAAAGACTATGAAGATAAAATTCGGGAGGAGTATGAGCAAATCCTCAACACCAAACTAGCAG AACAGTACGAATCTTTTGTGAAATTCACACATGATCAGATTATGCGGCGATATGGGACAAGACCAACAAGCT ATGTATCCTGa